The genomic DNA ATTCGATGCGCGTCTGCGCGAGCGCCACTTCGGTGATCTCGAGCTTGGCACGGATAATCGTTACCCGGAAATATGGGCCGCCGATCAGCGTGACCCCAACCACCGCCATCACAATGTCGAAAATGTGCATTCAGTGCTTGGTCGTGCCAGTGCCGTAGTGCTCGACTGCGAACGACGATTTAGCGGTGAAACCTGCCTCCTGGTCGCCCATGGCGACATTCTGCAGATTCTTCAAACTGCCTTTTATCGATTGCCGCCGAGTCGCCACCGCGATCTGCCACATCTACAAACTGCTTCGGTGCGGGCTTTGAAATTAAGGATCCCGAAAGACTGAATTCCGTGTGCAAAGAAAAGTTAAAGGGCTCGAAGAGCATAGGCAGCATTAACGCCCCTTCCTGAAACAATTTTCTATAAACACTTGGCCGCTATCAACAGTGGAGCGCGGTAAAGGTCCATCAACAATTATTATCAATAGGCTAATCGCTCCGCTGAAGATCAGGTGGTCGAGCGGCTAGGAGAGATTCCCTGGGTAATTGTCTCGGTAAATGTCTGCTCCGGGAACTACAGCCTCGACTTCATCCCCATAACAGGTCTGCCCGAAGAGGAGTTTTACCCCCTCTCGGACCGAGTGTTGTTATCTAAGGATTCTGCTGTGCCCTGGAAGGAACAGAACTGGATTGGAGTCAGGACCAAGGGTCGTTCCTCCTTGTACCACCTTCTGGATCAGTCCAAATTAGTGGCGGTGGTGCTTTCACATATCACTAATACTTATAACGGTTTGTTAAAAAGTGATAGACGCTTGACCTG from Rhodospirillaceae bacterium includes the following:
- a CDS encoding histidine phosphatase family protein — encoded protein: MLAADIGALRSLRNRYYAMRHGQSLANCEGLIVSHPKNGLYEYGLSESGRRQVHDGIADSKLDLSTRIISSDFKRARETAELVYLQLDCRKSVEFDARLRERHFGDLELGTDNRYPEIWAADQRDPNHRHHNVENVHSVLGRASAVVLDCERRFSGETCLLVAHGDILQILQTAFYRLPPSRHRDLPHLQTASVRALKLRIPKD